From candidate division KSB1 bacterium:
TCTACCGCACGCTGACTGCCCACGCAGCGCGTCGTGCTGATCTACTGACTGCCAACTCCGAAGACCTTTGCCGCAAGTTGGTGGCCTTGGGTGTGGAGCCGAGCAGGGTGCACCTGATCCAAGGGGGATTGGAACTGGCGCGCTTTCCTTTCGTACGCGGCAACGCAGCACTGCGCCGTTCCCTGGGTATTGGCGACGGGCCGGTGGTGCTGAGCACACGCATGTTGGGAGCCGTCTATAACTTGGACGTTGTGGTCGCGGCAATTCCCAAGGTGCTCGAAGATGTGCCGAGTGCAAAATTCGTGTTTGCCTACCGCGGCACGCCTAGCCAAGAGCAAGCGCTGCGGGAGCTGGTAAGGAATTGGAAGGTTGAGCATGCGGTGCGGCTCTTGGGCCCTGTGGATAACGCACAGATTGCCGGCCTCTACCACCTCGCCGAGGTCTTTGTCTCGGTTCCTTCGTCAGAGGGGATGCCTGGCTCCCTCACGGAGGCAATGGCCTGCGGGGCTGTTCCCGTGCTCAGCGACTTGCCTTACGTGCGCGAATGGATTGAGCCTGGGCGCAACGGGCTTGTGGTGCCGGTGCGCGAGGCAGGGGCTCTCGCAGAGGCCATCGTCTGGCTTTTGCGCCACCCGCGCGAAAGGGGTGCGATTGCCCGCCGTAACCGCATGTTGGTGGAACAGAAGGCGGACCATCGCCTGTGGATGAAGCGTGTCGAGGAGCTTTACCGCTCCTTGCTTGCTGCAGCAACCTAACGAGCAGATGCCAGGACAATGGACACCCAGGACCTTTGCAACGAGGCGCCATGAACGGATTCACGGAACAGATCGACTATCACGCTCTGGGACTCAAGGTGGGCGTGGAAATCCATCAGCAGCTTCTGACCACACGCAAGCTTTTCTGCCGGTGCCCTGCGGGACGTTACTCGACTACGCACCGGGCGGAGGTACTCAGGCACATGCGGCCCACCTTGTCCGAGATGGGCACCTACGACGGCACGGCGCTGATGGAGTTCAAGACGAAGAAGAATGTCGTTTACCTTCTGGACCCGGAGTCGGTGTGCACCTATGAGATCGACGACACCCCACCGTTCTTGGTGAACCAGGAGGCATTGGAGATCGCCCTTCAGATAGCCCTAACCTTGGACTGCAAAATCATTGATGAGCTGCATGTGGCCCGCAAGCAATACCTGGATGGGAGCATCCCCACCGGCTTTCAGCGCACCATGGTGGTGGGAATCGACGGCGCAATCCCTTACAACGGGCGCACCATCCGCATCCTGCAGGTGAACCTGGAAGAAGACGCTTGCCGCGAGGTCAGCGACATCGGTCATACCATAACCTTTCGCACGGACCGACTGGGGATGCCGCTGGCGGAGATCATCACCGGGCCGGACATGCACACGCCCCAGGAGGTGGCGGACGTGATTCGCCTCATCAGTGCGGCGGTCCGGGCCACGGGAAAAGTCCGGCGGGGAATTGGTTCGGTGCGGCAAGACGTCAACGTCAGCATCGCCGGGGGCACACGGTGCGAAATCAAGGGTGTGCCAAAGATAGGGCTCATTCCGCCGCTGGTCCACTACGAGGCGGTGCGGCAAAGGCAGCTCCTTGAGCTGCGGGATGCCATGCGCCTCCGCGGGTTGTTTCCCGGTTCGCTGCGCTACGAAATTCACAAGCTCAACGACGTCTTTGCCCACTCGGCCTTCGAACCATTCCGCCAGGCTGTGGAGCGGGGAGAGGTCGTGCGAGGGATTAAGCTGGTCGGCCTGCGCGGCCTGTTGTCTCACCCTGTAGGCGCCGGGCGCACCTTCGCCGACGAGCTGGCAGGCCGCGTACGGGTTATCGCCTGCCTGGATCGGCCGCCCATCCTGATCCACACCGACGCCTTCCCTCACTATCCCGGCTGGGAAGCAGAGTATGCTGCCGTGCGCGAGCGCTTTCACATGTCCGTCCAAGATGCAGTGTGCATCTGTCACGGCAATGACGCGGATACCAACACGGCCGTCGACGAGATTCGCGCCCGCGTAGCGGAGGCTACCGAAGGTGTGCCCAACGAGACCCGTCAGGTCCTACCCGGCGGGGGTACCGACTTTGAGCGCATTCTTCCGGGGCCCGACCGAATGTATCCTGACACCGATCATCCCCCTACCAAGATTACTGCCGAGCGCCTGGCGAAGCTACGCGAGTTGATACCGGAGAAGCCGTGGGATCGCCTTGCGCGTTATCGCGCAATGGGCCTCTCACCAGCTTTAGCCGCGCAGATGGTCGCCAGCCCCCATGCGCCCTTGTTCGAGCGAGCGGTCAAAGAAGGACCCCTTCCTCCGGTCACTATCGCCTCGCTGCTGCTTTGCCGTCTCCCTGCACTCCGCCGGCGGGGAATCAACGTAGAAGCTCTCCTTGCCAACCAGGTACTCGAGCTCCTTTGCCATCCCCAGGCGGCTGGGCTTACCGTCCAGCAATTGGCCGACGGATTGAAGCTATGCGCAGCGGCACCCGACCAACCAGCTCACAAAATTCTGCGGCACATCCGGCCAACGCGACGCAGCCTGCAGCAGCTCCATAAGGCGGTGAGGACGGTGCTTTCCAATCACAAGACTTTGCTCGACGATCCGGGCATTCCGGAGGCAAAAAAGCTGCGCTACCTAATGGGCGAGGTACGCTCCCACGCGCCAGGGGCGTTCGACGGTCGCGAGGCGGCAAGGTTGCTCAAAGAGGCTCTTCGCGGCGAACAGGAGTAGGTAGGTGGGGGAGGTGTGGCCGCAAACCTGCCAAGGTTTCTTGCGTTTGCGTATGGCTTGGGCGGGCCGAGGGCGCGCCATGTGTTACGAGGCCTCTTTCCACTCCTCCTGAGATCGGAATCGGGCAAATAGAATGCGAGCGCTCATGCGAAGCGGCTATCAAGCGACCTGGCAGGAAGCACCAGGCCGTTCACCTAAGGCAACGTATGCAGAGCCTTCCGTTGTAGCGGGAGAGGCTATAGCGCGGCTATGTCTCCCCTCATCCGCTGGGGTTGCCACCTCCGCGTGCCGCCGGCGCACAGTCGTCACTTCTCCGCATGACCAAGGGCGGAACGTGGGTGGCAGTTCGAAGCCGCACTTGACAGTCTCGGAGGTAGGTCCGCGATGAACGACGACGCCCTTGTGGCCCTGATTGCCGAAGAGATGCACCTATCCTGGCGCCAGGTAAGAAACACCGTGGAGCTGCTGGACGCAGGCAATACCGTGCCATTCATCGCCCGTTATCGCAAGGAGCTCACCGGCAGCCTGGACGAGGAATACATCCGCGCCATTGAGGGCCGGATGCGCTACCTGCGCAACCTTGAGCAACGAAAGGAGGTGGTGCTGCGCAGCATCCAGGAGCAGGGCAAGCTCACACCGGAGCTGGAGGCGCGTATCAGGGCCAGCACCAAGTTGCAGGAGGTCGAAGACCTCTACCTGCCATACCGCCCGAAGAGGCGCACCCGGGCCACAGTCGCCAGGG
This genomic window contains:
- a CDS encoding glycosyltransferase family 4 protein, which gives rise to MRKLRLLYLADPAAIHVQRWLRYFAAEGHSVYLVPYPDSFAFVPPGSLPGVQVLRPARLLRRFAHLRPGLTPKVLIVANVLCARRTIRRFHIDLLHAHYLSGNGWIGMLSGFHPFVATAWGSDLNVDPQRSPLYRTLTAHAARRADLLTANSEDLCRKLVALGVEPSRVHLIQGGLELARFPFVRGNAALRRSLGIGDGPVVLSTRMLGAVYNLDVVVAAIPKVLEDVPSAKFVFAYRGTPSQEQALRELVRNWKVEHAVRLLGPVDNAQIAGLYHLAEVFVSVPSSEGMPGSLTEAMACGAVPVLSDLPYVREWIEPGRNGLVVPVREAGALAEAIVWLLRHPRERGAIARRNRMLVEQKADHRLWMKRVEELYRSLLAAAT
- the gatE gene encoding Glu-tRNA(Gln) amidotransferase subunit GatE; its protein translation is MNGFTEQIDYHALGLKVGVEIHQQLLTTRKLFCRCPAGRYSTTHRAEVLRHMRPTLSEMGTYDGTALMEFKTKKNVVYLLDPESVCTYEIDDTPPFLVNQEALEIALQIALTLDCKIIDELHVARKQYLDGSIPTGFQRTMVVGIDGAIPYNGRTIRILQVNLEEDACREVSDIGHTITFRTDRLGMPLAEIITGPDMHTPQEVADVIRLISAAVRATGKVRRGIGSVRQDVNVSIAGGTRCEIKGVPKIGLIPPLVHYEAVRQRQLLELRDAMRLRGLFPGSLRYEIHKLNDVFAHSAFEPFRQAVERGEVVRGIKLVGLRGLLSHPVGAGRTFADELAGRVRVIACLDRPPILIHTDAFPHYPGWEAEYAAVRERFHMSVQDAVCICHGNDADTNTAVDEIRARVAEATEGVPNETRQVLPGGGTDFERILPGPDRMYPDTDHPPTKITAERLAKLRELIPEKPWDRLARYRAMGLSPALAAQMVASPHAPLFERAVKEGPLPPVTIASLLLCRLPALRRRGINVEALLANQVLELLCHPQAAGLTVQQLADGLKLCAAAPDQPAHKILRHIRPTRRSLQQLHKAVRTVLSNHKTLLDDPGIPEAKKLRYLMGEVRSHAPGAFDGREAARLLKEALRGEQE